The following coding sequences lie in one Terriglobales bacterium genomic window:
- a CDS encoding DNA polymerase III subunit delta', which yields MGFQDFYGNEEVVTRVREMLARRRLPHAIILSGPPGAGKYTLAQMMAKAMNCLAPPPGGLADFCGRCANCIRIAQADDLAARFAEAVEAREALRETDRKDTRIFVQTHPDVLIIPPDPPQMMIKVDQVRRVTETIYFRPGEGRERVYIFTDGAFLKEAANALLKVLEEPPEFATLLLLVENPGQLLPTLRSRSILLNLAALAPAAIEEYLAGRRPRWSAGQRALVARLSGGAVGAALAFDLERYSAARQDALTLLTTAARSEEHSALFKVTEGYRSGAEGKEKTDALLRAFCSLLEDLLFLKSGTPELVRNRDLAAALARLAEAVDFPWIAAAALRADEVQAGLRRNLLRSLSLDALVAALERG from the coding sequence ATGGGCTTCCAGGATTTCTACGGCAACGAGGAGGTGGTCACGCGGGTGCGCGAGATGCTCGCCCGCCGCCGCCTGCCCCACGCCATCATCCTCAGCGGCCCGCCGGGCGCCGGCAAGTACACCCTGGCGCAGATGATGGCCAAGGCTATGAACTGCCTGGCCCCACCGCCAGGCGGCCTCGCCGACTTCTGCGGCCGCTGTGCCAACTGCATCCGCATCGCCCAGGCCGACGACCTGGCAGCCCGCTTCGCCGAGGCGGTGGAGGCGCGCGAAGCCCTGCGCGAGACTGACAGGAAGGACACCCGCATCTTCGTCCAGACCCATCCCGACGTGCTCATCATCCCGCCCGACCCGCCGCAGATGATGATCAAGGTGGACCAAGTGCGCCGCGTCACCGAGACCATCTACTTCCGTCCCGGCGAAGGCCGTGAGCGCGTCTACATCTTCACCGACGGCGCCTTCCTCAAGGAGGCCGCCAACGCCCTGCTCAAGGTGCTGGAGGAGCCTCCGGAGTTCGCCACCCTCCTCCTGCTGGTGGAGAACCCGGGCCAACTGCTGCCCACCCTGCGCTCGCGTTCGATCCTCCTGAACCTGGCGGCGCTGGCGCCGGCCGCGATCGAGGAGTACCTGGCGGGCCGGCGACCCAGGTGGAGCGCCGGACAGCGCGCGCTGGTGGCGCGTCTCTCCGGCGGCGCGGTGGGCGCCGCCCTGGCCTTCGACCTGGAGCGCTACAGCGCCGCACGCCAGGACGCGCTCACCCTGCTCACCACCGCCGCCCGCAGCGAGGAGCACAGCGCCCTCTTCAAGGTCACCGAGGGCTATCGCTCCGGCGCCGAGGGCAAGGAGAAGACCGACGCCCTGCTGCGCGCCTTCTGTTCCCTGCTCGAAGACCTGCTCTTCCTGAAGTCGGGGACGCCGGAGCTGGTGCGCAACCGCGATCTGGCGGCCGCGCTCGCCCGCCTGGCCGAGGCGGTGGACTTCCCCTGGATCGCCGCCGCCGCCCTGCGCGCCGACGAGGTCCAGGCCGGCCTGCGCCGCAACCTGCTGCGCTCCCTCTCCCTCGACGCGCTCGTGGCCGCGCTGGAGCGCGGCTAG